One part of the Fundidesulfovibrio putealis DSM 16056 genome encodes these proteins:
- a CDS encoding SpoIIE family protein phosphatase, producing MATPEDIRVLVVDDSKTVLRLLTYILGSHYRLHAAEDGQEAIEAHGAFKPDVIILDMNMPVKSGLEVMAHVRGTAQDHDVQIIVLTAQDTKALKAKAFAAGANDFLGKPFDREELLARVGAAARQVTLTRRLRQAYDRISREIDLVAGLQRRLLPDCSPVLGETTVECFYRPSGRASGDYYDFFTLPDGSIRVVMADVSGHGARAAFLMAVVRTLVRVSKTHYFSLSEMLSLASRHLLSSIGEEPDFVTLAAADIDPDAGTITYVNAGHCPPLVWSDGKPTWLDATASVLGFFDQEFTTRTITFERPAGLFLYTDGWYEWRGLDHQMFELENFKILSEKLLAENRFSLETLLENLCGERTGPVFSDDVTALWVSVGSPLIRIFTAPSSPSASRNLAKDAVAAVARFVSDEDTLHDLDIVLTEACANVTRHAYAGGEGPMEVRLRLNPGRSVEFEVVDWGKGFGNSISFENAPPDSECGRGMFIICKLSDSCELTTRGKENVLRVVKQIRKDLWKI from the coding sequence ATGGCAACACCCGAAGACATCCGCGTCCTGGTGGTGGACGACTCCAAAACCGTCCTTCGGCTCCTGACCTACATCCTGGGCAGCCACTACCGGCTGCACGCCGCAGAGGACGGGCAGGAGGCCATCGAGGCCCACGGCGCGTTCAAGCCGGACGTGATCATCCTGGACATGAACATGCCCGTGAAGTCGGGCCTCGAGGTCATGGCCCACGTACGCGGCACGGCCCAGGACCACGACGTGCAGATCATCGTGCTCACCGCGCAGGACACCAAGGCCCTCAAGGCCAAGGCCTTCGCCGCAGGAGCCAACGACTTTCTGGGCAAGCCCTTCGACCGCGAGGAGCTGCTGGCCCGCGTGGGCGCGGCCGCAAGGCAGGTGACCCTGACCCGCCGCCTGCGCCAGGCCTACGACCGCATCAGCCGCGAGATCGACCTTGTGGCCGGGTTGCAGCGCCGCCTGCTGCCGGACTGCTCGCCAGTGCTTGGCGAGACCACAGTGGAGTGCTTCTACCGCCCGTCAGGACGGGCCAGCGGCGACTACTACGACTTCTTCACCCTGCCCGACGGCTCCATCCGCGTGGTCATGGCCGACGTGTCCGGCCACGGCGCGCGGGCGGCCTTCCTCATGGCCGTGGTGCGCACGCTGGTGCGCGTGTCCAAGACGCACTATTTCTCGCTCTCGGAGATGCTCTCACTGGCCAGTCGGCATTTGTTGTCCTCCATCGGCGAGGAGCCCGACTTCGTCACCCTGGCCGCCGCCGACATCGACCCCGACGCCGGCACCATCACCTACGTCAACGCCGGGCACTGTCCCCCGCTGGTCTGGAGCGACGGCAAGCCCACCTGGCTGGACGCCACCGCCTCGGTGCTGGGTTTCTTCGACCAGGAGTTCACCACCAGGACCATCACCTTCGAGCGGCCCGCAGGCCTCTTCTTGTACACCGACGGCTGGTACGAATGGCGCGGCCTGGATCACCAGATGTTCGAACTGGAGAACTTCAAGATCCTGAGCGAAAAGCTCCTGGCCGAGAACCGCTTCTCCCTGGAGACGCTCCTGGAGAACCTCTGCGGAGAGCGCACCGGCCCCGTGTTCTCCGACGACGTCACCGCCCTGTGGGTCAGCGTCGGCAGCCCCCTCATCCGCATCTTCACCGCTCCGTCCTCCCCGTCGGCCAGCCGCAACCTGGCCAAGGACGCTGTGGCCGCCGTGGCCCGGTTCGTCTCGGACGAGGACACCCTCCACGACCTGGACATCGTGCTCACCGAGGCCTGCGCCAACGTCACCCGCCACGCCTACGCGGGCGGGGAGGGGCCTATGGAGGTCCGCCTGCGCCTCAATCCGGGGCGCTCCGTGGAGTTCGAGGTGGTGGACTGGGGCAAGGGCTTCGGCAATTCCATCTCCTTCGAGAACGCCCCCCCGGATTCCGAGTGCGGCCGGGGCATGTTCATCATCTGCAAGCTGTCGGACTCATGCGAACTCACCACACGCGGCAAGGAAAACGTGCTGCGTGTGGTCAAACAGATAAGGAAGGACCTGTGGAAAATCTGA
- a CDS encoding CgeB family protein, translating to MAEAPRVLLITSRFFLLGEIMTAFDRMGVRYRYLDTGGDELGLDEYLRSLITAIKELRPHFALTVNHLGVDHEGLLTGLLSKLDIPLASWFVDNPALALALYANPAAKKTAVFTWDADNLEPLGAQGFDNVFYLPLAADERRFVPPDRPAPPDHPWRAKVSFVGNSMVVKTAKRLEYANPGPQLLEALPTLAEAFGQHPEWSVRAFMAGHFAHLMPAFEALATPQRQLAFETAVIWESTRQYRALCLGQVMEFSPLIAGDEGWLLTFPDEGTRWRRLSELAYYDELPGFYPHSDVNFNCTSLQMKGAVNQRVFDVPACGAFLLTDHRAQMERLFEPGREVAVYGDPQEIPELVRHYLAHPEERARIARAARKRVLAEHTYVIRMGQLLDVMKRTFG from the coding sequence GTGGCTGAAGCCCCAAGGGTGCTGCTGATCACCAGCCGGTTCTTCCTGCTGGGCGAGATCATGACCGCCTTCGACCGCATGGGGGTCCGCTACCGCTACCTGGATACCGGCGGCGACGAACTCGGCCTGGACGAGTACCTGCGATCGCTCATCACCGCCATCAAGGAACTGCGCCCCCACTTTGCCCTGACCGTGAACCACCTGGGCGTGGACCACGAGGGGCTGCTCACCGGGCTTCTCTCCAAGCTGGACATCCCCCTGGCCTCCTGGTTCGTGGACAACCCGGCCCTGGCTCTGGCCCTCTATGCCAATCCGGCGGCCAAAAAGACGGCGGTCTTCACCTGGGACGCGGACAACCTGGAGCCGCTTGGCGCCCAGGGCTTCGACAACGTGTTCTATCTCCCCCTGGCTGCGGACGAGCGCCGCTTCGTCCCGCCTGACCGGCCCGCGCCGCCGGATCATCCCTGGCGCGCCAAGGTCAGCTTCGTGGGCAACTCCATGGTCGTAAAGACCGCCAAACGCCTGGAGTATGCCAATCCCGGCCCGCAACTGCTGGAAGCCCTGCCGACGCTGGCCGAGGCCTTCGGCCAGCATCCCGAGTGGAGCGTGCGGGCATTCATGGCCGGGCACTTCGCGCACCTCATGCCAGCCTTCGAGGCCCTGGCCACGCCGCAGCGCCAGCTGGCCTTCGAGACCGCCGTCATCTGGGAGTCAACACGGCAGTACCGCGCCCTCTGCCTGGGGCAGGTCATGGAATTTTCGCCCCTCATCGCCGGGGACGAGGGCTGGCTGCTCACCTTTCCCGACGAGGGGACGCGCTGGCGCAGACTTTCGGAACTGGCCTACTATGATGAATTACCGGGCTTTTATCCGCACAGCGATGTGAACTTCAACTGCACCAGCCTCCAGATGAAGGGCGCGGTGAACCAGCGCGTGTTCGACGTGCCCGCGTGCGGCGCGTTCCTGCTGACGGACCACCGCGCCCAGATGGAGCGCCTGTTCGAGCCGGGGCGCGAGGTGGCCGTGTATGGCGACCCGCAGGAGATCCCGGAGCTCGTGCGGCACTATCTGGCGCATCCCGAAGAACGGGCCAGGATCGCCCGGGCCGCCAGGAAGCGTGTGCTGGCCGAGCACACCTACGTCATCCGGATGGGGCAGCTGTTGGATGTGATGAAGAGGACGTTCGGGTGA
- a CDS encoding STAS domain-containing protein has protein sequence MENLTWTHDGPCLTARYVGEITMEVTQDFKHAVEKNLEDANAATLVLDLSEVSFMDSSGIGFLVACNTRLQTSGRTLVLFKPSSQVKKTLGLVQLMQFFTVAESDEELAALAAQAAK, from the coding sequence GTGGAAAATCTGACCTGGACCCACGACGGCCCGTGCCTGACCGCCAGATACGTCGGCGAGATAACCATGGAAGTAACGCAGGACTTCAAGCACGCCGTGGAGAAGAACCTGGAGGACGCCAACGCCGCCACCCTGGTCCTGGACCTCTCCGAGGTCAGCTTCATGGACTCCTCCGGCATCGGCTTCCTGGTTGCCTGCAACACCCGGCTCCAGACCTCGGGCAGGACCCTGGTGCTCTTCAAGCCCAGCTCCCAGGTGAAAAAGACCCTGGGGCTTGTGCAGCTCATGCAGTTTTTCACGGTGGCCGAGTCCGACGAGGAGCTCGCGGCGCTCGCAGCCCAGGCCGCCAAGTGA
- the queD gene encoding 6-carboxytetrahydropterin synthase QueD, translating into MTTIPASERKPLRRGVFKLTITDEFSSSHCLRNYDGPCEALHGHNFVVEAVFEGERLTQDTEMLMDFKDLKAHLKAVTDKLDHTHLNNVPYFQRRNPTAENLARFIYWELGRLMAGLPATVYEVSVYEKSTSKATYSEVL; encoded by the coding sequence ATGACGACAATACCTGCATCCGAGCGCAAACCCCTGCGCCGTGGCGTTTTCAAGCTGACGATAACGGACGAGTTCTCCTCCTCCCACTGCCTGCGCAACTACGACGGGCCGTGCGAGGCCCTGCACGGGCACAACTTCGTGGTGGAGGCCGTGTTCGAGGGCGAACGCCTGACCCAGGACACGGAAATGCTCATGGACTTCAAGGACTTGAAGGCCCATCTCAAGGCCGTTACCGACAAGCTGGACCACACCCACTTGAATAACGTCCCCTATTTCCAGCGTAGAAACCCCACCGCCGAGAACCTGGCCCGGTTCATCTACTGGGAACTGGGGAGGCTGATGGCCGGGCTGCCCGCCACGGTGTACGAGGTGAGCGTCTACGAAAAGTCCACCAGCAAGGCGACGTATTCCGAGGTCCTGTGA
- the dtd gene encoding D-aminoacyl-tRNA deacylase — translation MRLILQRVSQAHVDVAGERVAAVGPGFLVLAGFGPQDGPDSPDAPWWRAMLEKLVKLRVFPDEAGKMNVSLLDAGGEVLLVSQFTLYADCRKGLRPSFSQAAPPAVAQALFDKLCDDVQALLPEGRAQRGVFGADMAVGLVNAGPVTIMLDSRDFA, via the coding sequence GTGAGGCTTATTCTCCAGCGCGTGTCCCAGGCGCACGTGGACGTGGCCGGGGAACGCGTGGCCGCCGTGGGGCCGGGGTTCCTGGTGCTGGCCGGGTTCGGCCCGCAGGACGGCCCGGACTCTCCGGATGCTCCCTGGTGGCGGGCCATGCTCGAAAAACTGGTCAAACTGCGGGTTTTTCCCGACGAGGCGGGCAAGATGAACGTGAGCCTCCTGGACGCCGGGGGCGAGGTGCTGCTCGTCTCCCAGTTCACGCTGTACGCCGACTGCCGCAAGGGCCTTCGCCCGTCGTTCTCCCAGGCCGCGCCGCCTGCGGTGGCGCAGGCCCTGTTCGACAAGCTCTGCGACGACGTGCAGGCCTTGCTTCCTGAAGGACGCGCGCAGCGCGGCGTGTTCGGGGCGGACATGGCCGTGGGGCTGGTGAACGCCGGGCCGGTGACCATCATGCTGGACAGTCGGGACTTCGCCTGA